Sequence from the Castanea sativa cultivar Marrone di Chiusa Pesio chromosome 12, ASM4071231v1 genome:
TCTTCATCATTATAAGATATAATGCTTGTGAGATATATTCTCTTCAAACTATTTCCTCTAATATTAGGTAACGACTCCTCCCTTTCTCACGTTGCACTTCTGTTATAATTATagttaattgattaaatttatcatttattaataatttaaatttttaggagaattgataatttaacataatatcaaaataaaatatcatgaGTTCAATCATTGTCTCGGATTTACCtcacttaaaaaagaaattctcaCACTCTGTGCCCATTTTAATAAGAGAAGTATTACATCAACAAAATTACATTAAGagaagttgttattggttttaatttaagtttataattgaaattttttcttcCACTAAcaacaaccaataacaatttaccgcttagaatttgttgtaaaatttttattaacataGTATTTCTCTTTAAATAAAGTATAATCTAGAGTAAGAAatgagtgttagaattatgattCAATAGAGCGACAAGGACAGTAAATGTAGTTgtctagtttttcttttttaaatatctttttaaatgatgtgattaGGATTTTAGAATTATTTTAAGCCATAACAAAACATaaccaataaattttattaaaaaaaaaaaggttaagacAAGGGCATTAGTGTAATGTGGAAAAATTATCTTGATAATGATCCAACTTGGAAGTTTAAGGCAACATCATCCAACAAGTAGTTGTCACCATATTTAgcttttcctctctctcttttaaactCCTTGACCACTCACCAACTTCACACGCACACCCATTGAACTAGTCTCTACACTTTTCCTTTCCAATCtatctttctatatatatatatttctctatATTCCCacattacacacacacacacattcattctttctcagtccaaatttccttcttttactctctcactataactcttctctcctttctttctttcctagccttttctttcttcttcctctcctcTCAAATTTTCTACCAATCCAACAATGAACGCTCTAGCCGCAACCAACCGTAATTTTCGCCATGCTTCACGTTTACTTGGGCTGGACTCAAAGATTGAAAAGAGCCTCTTGATCCCATTCAGGGAGATCAAggtttggagtttttttttttttcattttttcagtTCATGGGTATTGTTTGTTTTCCAAGAAAATTAAACagctgtgtgtgtgtttgattaTGGTTAGGTGGAGTGCACGATCCCCAAGGATGATGGGAGTCTGGTATCGTACATTGGGTTCAGAGTACAACATGACAATGCACGTGGGCCCATGAAAGGAGGGATCAGATATCATCCTGAGGTCTGTgttctcacttttttttggtttctgttCAAACTTCatatttttgtcttcttttgtcGGTTCtaagatttttgtttgtttccacTGGATATTGATGTTAACTTGGTATTGTTTCTTAATCTTTTGCTGAATCACTGGATCTTGGTCTTCcgtgtttttggattttgggtccttttcagaaatttttttatttattttcaaactcTATAATTTAATCTGGGGGTCCTTTGAAATAAAGTAATGGGTCCGGTTACAActatttttgggaaaaattttaTCGAAAATTGAAACGctgtcaaaattttttcaattttcgataaaattttttcaaaaaataatatactacTGTGTGTGTCTTAACCATGACATTAAGTGTACTTCACataaaggttttttttgtttgttttttgctaTGGCTTCACAAAAAAAGTTAAATCCCCACTTTTTGGATGCATTATGCTAATAGAACGGAGGCTTAGTGGATGGGGTGATTACAAATTTGGTAGGGTCAAAATTTTCAGTTGCTTTATTAGATGtatgtaaaattttgtaaaacaGTTTATGCGTAATAAACACTACTCAATAATGTAAGAATTGATGGGGTAAAAGTAAAATTGACTCCGTTCAGTTTGTCACTAATcattatgttataattttagTAAAGACCCCCCCTATTATTATCTGATAACAAGGTTGATGGCTTGGAAGAATTTTGCTTTTGTAGTTTGCTATCAAAGGTTATCATGGTCTAGCTAAACAGTTGATGGAATGTCTATAAgtttgccacttttttttttttggaatcatAATTTGGATAGAAAACATCAGTTGGATTTATTGAGGAACTAGGAGAACATGTTGATTTACAAAATATGTCTTATTCTAAAAGCTCTGCCtttgaaaacaaattttgattaaatGAAGTAGGATGATTTTCTGGGTTTAATGCATAGCTTGGACCACTgctattttatattatgattgaagaaattagaTGGAACACAAAATGTGAGACAGCGGATTTGTATTTGAATATAAGAGATATTGTTCATTGATTATTGTACTGCATAAACAGTATGTTAACAGCTGTGGCTTTATATAAATATGCCatatataaagttaaaagttgtcttttgtttggttttaaatGTTATTGTGGTTGCCAATGGCCTTTCTTTATGCCAATTGGCACTTCCCTCCCTAGTGAAAGGGCATGTCTGGTGGTCAAATCCGCCCAAGAGTTTTACCTagcagaaaagaaaaattgtcctTGTGGTTTATATTCATTCTCTTGAAACATATGTGGTGCAAGAgcaattatataataatttttgttcattagaagaaaaaaaaagtttttggatCAAACTCATTCCTTAATCATCTTCTAAGTTTTTAACTTCTGCAGAAAGTTCGGCAGTTACTGATCCTTTAAGGGATTTGGTAGTAAACTAAATAGCTAGAGATTTTTAAAACTGGAACTTTAGAGTTCTATTGAAAAGGTTATAGATTCGTGTATCATTCTTCTGGAAGTTACTTCCAGATGTATCTGCAATCcccaaggaattttttttttcaaaataaatgatTGTACTGATCTTATAGATTTACTCAAACAGAGAATTCTTTCTGTGGACTAATGATAAGCTTGTTTTAAAAAGGTTGACCCTGATGAAGTGAATGCACTGGCTCAACTAATGACTTGGAAGACTGCTGTGGTAGACATTCCATATGGTGGAGCAAAGGGTGGGATTGGATGCAACCCAAAGGACTTAAGTAAGAGCGAGTTGGAGCGTCTTACTCGGGTCTTTACTCAGAAAATTCATGACCTCATTGGAATTCATACTGATGTTCCTGCGCCAGACATGGGCACCAATGCTCAGGTTTTATGAAAGCCctgctgattttttttatgattctaTACTTTTCCATAACTATTCTTATTGGAGCTGATTACCCTTCACTCTTACACATCAAAAAACTATTTGTGTAGACTATGGCATGGATTTTGGATGAGTACTCAAAATTTCATGGTCACTCACCAGCTATTGTGACAGGAAAGCCCATAGTAAGTACTGAGACTAAAAAGAAGTAATCTGTTTCTTAAATTTGGAATAGATGCTGTTGAAATTTATCAGAGataaacctctctctctctctctctctctctctctcacatatgTTTATAATTGTGGTTTTAGGATCTTGGTGGATCACTGGGTAGAGAGGCTGCAACTGGGCGTGGTGTTGTATATGCTACAGAAGCATTACTTGCTGAGCACGGGAAGTCAATCAAGGATTTGACATTTGCTATTCAGGTAGATTTGTACATTATTTGTCTGTCTTATAATAGTTAAAATCCTTTCAtagttgaaattttttcatatatttataaacttgTAAATTTGTAGGGATTTGGGAATGTGGGTTCATGGGTGGCAAGGCTAATTCATGAGAAAGGCGGTAAAGTCGTCGCAGTGAGTGACATCACCGGTGCAGTTAAGAACCCAAGTGGAATTGATATAAAGGAATTGCTTAAGCATAAAGAAAGAACTGGCAGTTTAAAAGATTTCAATGGTGGAGATTCCATGGATGCTCGCGAACTGCTTGTACATGAATGTGATGTTCTCATCCCATGTGCTCTAGGTGGAGTTCTGAACAGGTTAGGACCTTGTGCAAGAAATTTATTCCTAcctttttatttcttcaatAGTAGTGCATAttgatagtttattttttaaaggacaCTGTTACTTCTCCAATGTCAGTGACAGGAGACAACCCTCTAATTATTTAAGAAACTGAGGATATTTCATATGACATGAGAACATTGGCACTAATGTTATGCTAATACTTCATTTGTGTGTGCGTGAGAATGCATGCAAGTGCAGATTATCCATTAAAGCTTCATTTGCCCTTTTAATTTAACATTATTTAACGTAGTTCAATTGAGTTTTAGttgatttttatgttatttatgttCATCACCCATATCTTTTTCTTTAGCCAGGACTCCAATTTCTTGCATTTGTATGGTACCAAACTAAATCAAATGTTAGGTAATAGTACATTGTGTAGTAGCTATTTTATttggggaaaaagaaaaaaagaaatgaaatgaaactATCCATATAGTTCATCTGATATCTTATGCCCTCCTTAAAAACTACTTCATAACTGATAGTGCTTTGAGAGTTGAAAAACTGTTGCTGATTAGAATTGATATTAGCTTTTGCAATGTTTTGTGGGAAAATAAAAGAGGATATGTTTCTAGTTTAATCTTCTGATTTATCACATCCAAAATCTTTTTGcctaaaaattttcattcatcCTTTGAAGGGAAAATGCTGCAGATGTGAAAGCTAAGTACATTATAGAGGCTGCAAATCATCCTACTGATCCAGAAGCAGACGAGGTAAAGTTGCATTTTGGGTCTTTAGGACATTCATGTGATGAAAAGTTATAGAATTCTGATGCATGAGATTATGTTATTGCAGATTCTATGTAAGAAGGGAGTTACAATACTCCCCGACATATATGCAAATGCTGGGGGTGTGACTGTTAGCTATTTTGAGTGGGTTCAGGTAACAAAACAGATATTTTCTCCCTATGAAATCTATGACATATGTGCAATGGGTGTCATATGCTCAAATAGATTCGTTACATTTAAGGACTGTTACATGATGCAATTTGAATATTTTGCAGAATATTCAAGGTTTTATGTGGGATGAAGAGAAGGTAAATAGGGAGCTTAAGAGGTACATGACTCGAGGTTTTCAAAATGTCAAGAATATGTGCAAATCGCATGATTGTAATCTCCGGATGGGTGCTTTTACACTAGGGGTAAACCGGGTTGCACGTTCCACCGTCTTAAGGGGTTGGGAAGCATAAATTGCTTCTTTTCAGTCTTCTGTTTTTTCCATTTCTCCTTTATCTTCAACCTTATCCCTATTCACAGCTGAAGAAAGTAAGCTTGGAAGCTATTCTTACACCCCGCTATCTAACAGATTTGTTAGACAACAGAAAATTATTACCAGCAATTTGTCTGAAGATGTGTTAGtcattgttattgttgttacgATTATCAATTTTGTTGGGGAATGAAATGCTATCTTGCATATTCCATTTGAAATCAACAGATTAATTTAAGTTTGGCCTTCAGCCACTACTTGTGGTTCTTGATTTTCCAAAAAGTCTAATCATATCTGCACTTTTAATGGTGAATAATATGTGCTCTAGTTGATTGATTGTCAGGCTCTGTACTTGTTGGATTAAAGAATCATTTGCCATAGCTTTTTAAGTTACGAGACTTTTAAACACTGAACTTTGTTATCGGACTGAGATTCGATGCAATACCCACTGGGTGCAATACCTCCCATCCCtctcataaaattttttcacattttaactttgagaaatgctatattcataacattttcacaacaaatcctataTGACAAGTTTTATAGGTTGTTATTGatggggtaaaaaagtaatttcaatgatattttcaaattagaacaaataacaactaaacacttatgatttgttgtaaaaatattgtgaatgtagcaccTCTCTTTAACTTTTTAcccttttaccttttttcacCTTTTTAAGGGTTGAGATTAATGATGTGGCATCAAGCCATCAACACCATCCCATTTAGTCTTACTAGCGGCAACAAATCAGGGAATAAATGCAAGTAGTTTCATACCTGATAAAGGAAGCAACTTGTTCATACTTTCATTAAAGTCATACATACCAATGTCCCAGATATTGCCAATTCTGTCAATTACTTGAAGTCTGAAAATTCACATGTAAATAGAATAGCTTGCCCATAACTTCACTGACAAAAACAGGGGAGGGAAGATAATCTTTTATATTTCAAAGCATGGGCTTCTTCCATACTTTCTATCTAGAccattttaaacaataaaataagaagGAAAGATACTAGATATGAAGATATAGGCCAAAACAATAGCTAGAGGAAGAGCAATCTTAGAATGGCCATGGCTTCCATGGCCATTACTTCCTCATTGCATATAGCATCCTGCACACATCATGTCATTAAGAAGCAACAGCCTCAATCGGGTACTGCACTCTCTTTGGGGTCAAAGCAGGTGGCAAATGTTGTTACACTGGATGTTGAAGGCCAAAAAGGTTATAACACAGCAGAACACCATGTGAAGTCTGCTTCATAcaatgaaaaatcaaacaacGCCAAAGATGAGATGGAGCATGGTTCAGACACAGACAGCAGACATTGTGGTCCAAAGTTTGTCGATGAGCGATGGAAGAATGGGACATGGGATCTTAATATGTTTGTTCATGATGGGAAGATGGACTAGGATGGTGTCATTGTTGCAGGTACAgcttctctcttcctctctgaGGTTCACAAGTAAAAATTATTCGGCATAAAAACACTAGAAACAAATATTGTTCACAGACTTCACTCATTGTTTGACATCCATTATGGCAAGGAAGGCTATACTAGTCACAAAGAAAATTGTCACAACCTCTTCTGCTCAAATATGTTTGGCAACATTACAATTTTGAGTTGTCCTGTAATATTCTGTTTAACATAAATATTGCAGACGCCCCATACAGATCAAGTCCACATGTAAATGATGCTATGCTTTTTGAATTGAAAACCTATTCTTTTACCAAGCAAACCTCTTCCTCTCTCATTAAAACCCTTTAGAAGGTGAGGGAAATGCTATGGAATATGGGTTTGAACTGTTATAAGCATCCTTGCTGAAAGATTATATTTGTgaatattgaaagaaaaagtaCTTGTAAACCGGTGGGTAATAACAGTCATATATACCTGCACCTGGAATCCTGAACTTCAGTTATACATTCCCATATCATTAAAAGGCTGCAAAGGTTTATAAACGAGGGAAAATCTTGTTACACACTAGCAATTACATACTCCTTACATACTCcctttgaaattgtgttttcagCTCACATGGCATTGTGTCAGGGGCGTCGGGTGGGGGCGTCGGGGGGAAGTGCCCCCCTTGAACTTCTAAAAATTGCTCTAATAATACTACTATATTGTACAAAAATGTATTATTTGCGCCTTAAACAAAAGgataactaactttttttctttttttttttaattaccacGACAGCTTCTCTTACACATAAATAGCCTACATTCCAACAACTCTTATATTAGAATAAtggtagaaatgaaaaaatgatgttttatATCCATTGTTTTACTCGCTAGTGACCTTGTCATTGATCTTACCAATTACAATAACTACTGTTGAAAGaattttttcaacaataaacataattaataaTTGATTACACAATCCAATGaaatctcaatagataaatGATTTCTTAGTCACATATATTGATAAAGATACATTCAAAACTATTGAGTATGAAGAAATCATGCAACGGTTTCagcatataaaaaattatcgaGGGCAATTAAGTAAATCAAACTaggtgtgaaaaaataaattaaagtttacatATTATGTATGAGAATTACATTAGCATATAGTTGGTTATTTactttgttattaatattaattaatattttcagattaatttcttactttcaattttgtcttttaatcttgTCCCCTGATCCAATTTCTGTCTCTGCCACTACATTGTGTGTATGGTGAGTGTGCAATAGCGAGTGTATGATAATCATTACTCAATGAATAATAAGGCTAAGACCAAGTTCAACAAAACATATCTCTAAACATTTTGTATGTTTTATCTATGTTGGTCTTGTAGAAGCAAGGAGGAGGAAGTTCATTGAGTTGCATCCAAAAGCAGCCACAAACCAAGATCCAGTGCTCTTTAGGACTTCCATAATACCTTGGTGGGCATGGCTCGTGACAAGGACGGAGCTACTCTTTGACCagggggggccatggccccccttggattttggggaaaaaaaatttctataggTATAGGTATATTTAATGTTAATGTTCAATTAGCCCAAAAGAATTAATCTCAGAGCTATGTTATGATCAGGGCCCTCAAAACACCCCATATA
This genomic interval carries:
- the LOC142619776 gene encoding glutamate dehydrogenase A, with translation MNALAATNRNFRHASRLLGLDSKIEKSLLIPFREIKVECTIPKDDGSLVSYIGFRVQHDNARGPMKGGIRYHPEVDPDEVNALAQLMTWKTAVVDIPYGGAKGGIGCNPKDLSKSELERLTRVFTQKIHDLIGIHTDVPAPDMGTNAQTMAWILDEYSKFHGHSPAIVTGKPIDLGGSLGREAATGRGVVYATEALLAEHGKSIKDLTFAIQGFGNVGSWVARLIHEKGGKVVAVSDITGAVKNPSGIDIKELLKHKERTGSLKDFNGGDSMDARELLVHECDVLIPCALGGVLNRENAADVKAKYIIEAANHPTDPEADEILCKKGVTILPDIYANAGGVTVSYFEWVQNIQGFMWDEEKVNRELKRYMTRGFQNVKNMCKSHDCNLRMGAFTLGVNRVARSTVLRGWEA
- the LOC142620399 gene encoding uncharacterized protein LOC142620399, whose amino-acid sequence is MAMASMAITSSLHIASCTHHVIKKQQPQSGTALSLGSKQVANVVTLDVEGQKGYNTAEHHVKSASYNEKSNNAKDEMEHGSDTDSRHCGPKFVDERWKNGTWDLNMFVHDGKMD